Proteins from a genomic interval of Diospyros lotus cultivar Yz01 chromosome 6, ASM1463336v1, whole genome shotgun sequence:
- the LOC127803467 gene encoding protein CELLULOSE SYNTHASE INTERACTIVE 1 encodes MGSRERSSMEDPDGTLASVAQCIEQLRQNSSPVQEKEHSLKQLLELIDTRESAFSAVGSHSQAVPVLVSLLRSGSHGVKVQAATVLGSLCKENELRVKVLLGGCIPPLLSLLRSSSAEGQVAAAKTIYAVSQGGAKDHVGSKIFSTEGVVPVLWKQLEKGLKAGNLVDGLLTGALRNLSTSTEGFWPATIQAGGVDILVKLLTTGQSSTQANVCFLLACVMMEDASVCSKVLAGEATKQLLKLLGPGNEASVRAEAAGALKSLSAQCKEARREIANSNGIPSLINATIAPSKEFMQGEYAQALQENAMCALANISGGLSYVISSLGQSLESCASPGQTADTLGALASALMIYDSKAETTRASDPVDIEQTLVKQFKPQLPFLVQERTIEALASLYGNTTLSNKLANSDAKRLLVGLITMAANEVQDELIRSLLMLCNNEGSLWRALQGREGIQLLISLLGLSSEQQQECAVALLCLLSNENDESKWAITAAGGIPPLVQILETGSAKAKEDSAKILGNLCNHSEDIRACVESADAVPALLWLLKNGSSNGKEIAAKTLNHLIHKSDTATISQLTALLTSDLPESKFYILDALRSMLSVAPITDLLREGSAANDAIETMIKILSSTKEETQAKSAAALAGIFDLRKDLRESSIAVKTLWSAMKLLTIDSDNILVESSRCLAAIFLSIKENKDVAAVARDALSSLVVLANSTVLQVAEQATCALANLLLDSEVSEKAIPEEIILPATRVLREGTVAGKTHAAAAIARLLHSRQVDSALTDCVNRSGTILALVTFLDSAANGSAAMSEALDALAFMSRSEGAGGHIRPAWAVLAEFPDSIAPIVSCIADASPLLQDKAIEILSRLCQTQPDVLGNTIACAYGCIASIAGRVISVSNKRVKIGGTALLICTAKVNHQRVVEDLNQSNSHSLLINSLVGMLNYSRNERDTEAINICRQTEEGGHGENERSTAVIAGANLVIWLLSVLASHDDKSKIEIMEAGAVEVLTERISHCLSQYTQVDSKEDSSIWICALLLAILFQDRDIIRAHATMKSIPVLANLLKSEESANRYFAAQTMASLVCNGSRGTLLSVANSGAAGGLISLLGSADVDICDLLELSDEFSLVRYPEQVALERLFRVDDIRVGATSRKAIPALVDLLKPIPDRPGAPFLALGLLIQLAKDCPPNKIVMVESGALEALTKYLSLGPQDATEEAATDLLGILFSSAEIRRHESAFGAVSQLVAVLRLGGRAARYSAAKALENLFSADHIRNAETARQAVQPLVEILNTGLEREQHAAIAALVRLLSENPSRALAVADVEMNAVDVLCRILSSNCSMELKGDAAELCCVLFGNMRIRSTMAAARCVEPLVSLLVTEFSPAQYSVVRALDKLLDDEQLAELVAAHGAVIPLVGLLYGRNYMLHEAISRALVKLGKDRPSCKMEMVKAGVIESVLDILHEAPDFLSAAFAELLRILTNNATIAKGPSAAKVVEPLFLLLTRPEFGPDGQHSALQVLVNILEHPQCRADYNLTPHQAVEPLIPLLDSPSPAVQQLAAELLSHLLLEEHLQKDPLTQQVIGPLIRALGSGIHILQQRAVKALVGIALTWPNEIAKEGGVGELSKVILQADPSLPNVLWESAASVLSCILQFSSEFYLEVPIAVLVRLLRSGSESTVTGVLNALLVLEIDDGTSAEAMAESGAIEALLELLRSHQCEEAAARLLEVLLNNVKIRESKATKSAILPLSHYLLDPQTQGQQARLLATLALGDIFQNETLARTTDAVSACRALVNLLEDQPTEEMKVVAICALQNLVMYSRSNKRAVAEAGGVQVVLDLIGSSDPDTSVQAAMFVKLLFSNNTIQEYASSETVRAITAAIEKDLWASGTVNEEYLKALNALFSNFPRLRATEPATLSIPHLVTSLKTGSEATQEAALDALFLLRQAWSACPAEVSRAQSVAAADAIPLLQYLIQSGPPRFQEKAEFLLQCLPGTLVVIIKRGNNMKQSVGNPSVFCKLTLGNTPPRQTKVVSTGPNPEWDESFAWSFESPPKGQKLHISCKNKSKMGKSSFGKVTIQIDRVVMLGAVAGEYTLLPESKSGPSRNLEIEFQWSNK; translated from the exons ATGGGTTCAAG AGAGCGTAGTAGCATGGAAGATCCAGATGGGACATTGGCAAGTGTTGCCCAATGTATTGAGCAGTTGCGGCAAAACTCGTCACCCGTACAGGAAAAAGAGCATTCTTTGAAGCAGTTGCTTGAGCTTATTGATACACGTGAAAGTGCTTTCAGTGCTGTTGGATCTCATTCTCAGGCAGTTCCTGTACTTGTGTCTCTTCTTCGATCAGGATCTCATGGGGTGAAGGTGCAGGCTGCTACTGTTTTAGGCTCTTTATGTAAGGAAAATGAACTAAGAGTCAAAGTGTTGCTTGGGGGCTGCATTCCACCATTGCTTAGTCTCCTTAGATCCAGCTCTGCTGAAGGTCAAGTTGCAGCTGCTAAGACTATTTATGCTGTTTCCCAAGGCGGAGCAAAGGATCATGTTGGATCAAAAATTTTTTCAACTGAAGGAGTTGTGCCTGTGCTCTGGAAACAACTAGAAAAGGGGCTGAAGGCTGGAAACTTAGTTGATGGCTTACTTACAGGAGCTTTGAGAAACCTATCCACCAGCACTGAGGGATTCTGGCCTGCAACAATACAAGCTGGAGGGGTTGATATACTTGTTAAGTTGCTTACAACTGGACAGTCAAGCACCCAAGCTAATGTATGCTTTCTTCTTGCATGTGTGATGATGGAGGATGCATCTGTTTGTTCCAAGGTTTTGGCCGGGGAGGCTACAAAGCAACTCCTTAAGCTATTAGGGCCTGGTAATGAGGCGTCTGTCAGAGCAGAAGCTGCAGGGGCCCTTAAATCTCTTTCTGCCCAGTGCAAAGAAGCAAGGCGGGAAATAGCTAATTCTAATGGTATACCTTCTTTGATAAATGCGACAATAGCTCCTTCAAAAGAATTCATGCAAGGTGAGTATGCCCAAGCTTTGCAAGAGAATGCAATGTGTGCTCTTGCAAATATTTCTGGTGGTTTGTCATATGTTATATCCAGCCTTGGTCAAAGCCTTGAATCGTGTGCTTCACCTGGACAAACAGCTGACACCTTAGGGGCTTTAGCTTCTGCACTTATGATATATGACAGCAAAGCTGAAACTACCAGAGCATCTGATCCTGTGGATATTGAGCAGACATTGGTTAAGCAATTTAAGCCTCAGTTACCATTTCTTGTGCAGGAACGGACCATAGAAGCCCTTGCCAGTTTGTACGGGAATACAACACTCTCAAACAAACTTGCAAATTCTGATGCAAAGCGCCTTCTTGTTGGTTTGATCACAATGGCTGCCAACGAAGTTCAGGATGAGCTTATCAGATCTCTGCTAATGCTTTGCAATAATGAAGGTAGTCTATGGCGTGCCCTTCAAGGTCGTGAGGGGATTCAGCTATTGATTTCTCTTCTTGGGCTTTCATCAGAACAACAACAAGAATGTGCTGTTGCATTACTTTGTCTTTTATCTAATGAGAATGATGAAAGTAAATGGGCCATCACAGCCGCTGGTGGCATACCTCCACTAGTCCAAATTTTAGAGACTGGTTCTGCAAAAGCGAAGGAAGATTCAGCGAAAATCCTTGGGAATCTCTGCAATCACAGTGAGGATATACGTGCATGTGTTGAAAGTGCTGATGCTGTTCCTGCCTTATTGTGGCTACTGAAGAATGGTAGTtcaaatgggaaagaaattgcTGCAAAGACATTGAATCACTTGATCCACAAATCAGATACAGCTACTATTAGCCAACTTACTGCATTGCTAACCAGTGACTTACCTGAATCTAAATTTTACATTCTGGATGCTTTGAGAAGTATGCTTTCTGTTGCCCCTATCACTGATTTATTGCGCGAAGGAAGTGCTGCAAATGATGCAATAGAGacaatgataaaaattttaagctcTACCAAAGAAGAGACTCAGGCCAAGTCTGCAGCTGCTCTGGCTGGAATTTTTGATCTCAGAAAAGACTTGCGTGAAAGTAGCATTGCTGTCAAAACTCTTTGGTCTGCCATGAAACTTTTAACCATCGACTCTGACAACATCTTAGTAGAATCTTCACGTTGCCTTGCAGCAATATTTCTCTCAATCAAAGAGAACAAGGATGTGGCTGCTGTTGCTAGAGATGCATTGTCTTCATTGGTGGTGCTAGCTAACTCCACAGTTCTCCAAGTGGCAGAGCAAGCAACTTGTGCTTTGGCAAATCTTCTTTTGGACAGTGAAGTTTCAGAAAAAGCTATTCCTGAAGAAATCATTCTACCTGCTACAAGGGTGTTGCGTGAAGGCACAGTTGCTGGTAAGACACATGCTGCAGCAGCAATTGCTCGACTACTTCACTCTCGCCAAGTTGATTCTGCCTTGACTGATTGTGTGAATCGTTCTGGAACCATTCTGGCATTAGTTACTTTCCTAGATTCTGCTGCTAATGGATCTGCTGCCATGTCAGAGGCACTAGATGCACTGGCCTTTATGTCAAGGTCAGAAGGTGCTGGTGGACATATCAGACCGGCTTGGGCAGTTCTAGCAGAATTTCCAGACAGCATAGCCCCAATAGTCTCATGTATTGCTGATGCGTCACCTTTGCTGCAGGACAAAGCCATAGAAATATTATCACGGCTTTGCCAAACTCAGCCTGATGTCCTAGGAAACACAATCGCTTGTGCTTATGGATGTATTGCATCAATTGCTGGAAGAGTTATCAGTGTGTCAAACAAAAGGGTCAAAATTGGAGGAACTGCACTTCTTATTTGTACTGCAAAAGTAAATCACCAGAGAGTTGTGGAAGATTTGAATCAATCAAATTCACACAGCCTTCTTATAAACTCTCTTGTTGGAATGCTTAATTATTCCAGAAATGAGAGGGATACGGAGGCCATAAACATTTGTAGGCAAACTGAAGAGGGGGGGCATGGTGAAAATGAGAGAAGTACAGCAGTTATTGCTGGTGCAAACCTGGTCATATGGCTACTCTCTGTCCTTGCCAGTCATGACGACAAAAGTAAAATTGAGATTATGGAGGCTGGAGCAGTTGAAGTCCTCACTGAGAGAATCTCCCATTGTTTGTCACAATACACTCAG GTTGATTCTAAAGAGGACAGTAGCATATGGATTTGTGCCCTGCTACTAGCAATTCTGTTTCAAGATCGAGATATCATAAGAGCACATGCAACCATGAAGTCTATACCGGTCCTTGCCAATTTGTTGAAATCAGAGGAGTCAGCAAACAGATACTTTGCTGCACAAACTATGGCCAGTCTAGTCTGTAATGGTAGCAGGGGCACCCTTTTGTCTGTTGCAAATTCTGGGGCAGCAGGTGGGCTCATTTCCTTGCTTGGTTCTGCTGATGTTGATATATGTGATCTTCTGGAGTTGTCAGACGAATTTTCTTTGGTACGTTATCCAGAGCAAGTTGCTCTTGAGAGGCTGTTTAGGGTTGATGATATCAGGGTTGGTGCCACTTCTCGAAAAGCAATTCCCGCCCTCGTCGATCTACTTAAACCGATTCCAGATCGTCCTGGGGCACCTTTTCTTGCACTTGGGCTTCTGATTCAGCTTGCTAAGGATTGCCCCCCAAATAAGATTGTTATGGTAGAATCAGGAGCTCTGGAAGCACTGACCAAGTATCTTTCACTTGGTCCACAAGATGCAACAGAGGAAGCTGCTACTGATTTACTGGGAATCCTCTTCAGCAGTGCTGAAATACGAAGACATGAATCTGCATTTGGTGCTGTCAGTCAACTTGTAGCAGTTTTACGTTTAGGTGGAAGGGCTGCCAGGTACAGTGCTGCTAAAGCATTGGAAAACCTCTTTTCTGCTGACCATATTAGGAATGCAGAAACAGCCAGGCAAGCTGTTCAACCATTGGTGGAAATTCTAAATACTGGTCTGGAGAGGGAACAACATGCTGCTATCGCTGCATTGGTTAGGTTATTGAGTGAGAACCCATCAAGAGCCCTTGCTGTTGCAGATGTTGAGATGAATGCAGTTGACGTGCTTTGCAGGATTCTTTCATCCAATTGTTCAATGGAATTGAAAGGGGATGCTGCAGAATTATGTTGTGTTCTTTTTGGAAATATGAGAATCAGGTCAACAATGGCTGCAGCTCGCTGTGTTGAGCCTCTGGTCTCTCTGCTTGTAACTGAGTTTAGCCCTGCACAGTATTCAGTTGTCCGTGCATTGGATAAACTCTTGGATGATGAGCAACTAGCAGAATTAGTTGCTGCACATGGTGCAGTTATTCCACTTGTTGGCCTACTTTATGGTAGGAATTACATGCTTCATGAGGCTATTTCCCGAGCTCTTGTGAAGTTGGGGAAAGACAGGCCTTCTTGCAAGATGGAAATGGTAAAAGCTGGAGTAATTGAGAGTGTGCTTGATATTCTCCATGAAGCACCCGATTTTCTTTCTGCTGCTTTTGCAGAATTGCTCCGTATATTGACAAATAATGCTACCATTGCTAAGGGCCCTTCTGCTGCAAAAGTGGTTGAGCCGCTTTTCTTGTTGCTAACAAGACCTGAGTTTGGACCTGATGGACAGCATAGTGCTCTACAGGTCCTAGTTAATATTCTGGAGCATCCACAATGCCGTGCTGACTATAACTTGACGCCTCACCAAGCTGTTGAACCACTTATTCCTCTTCTAGATTCTCCATCTCCAGCTGTGCAGCAGTTAGCGGCTGAGCTTCTGTCTCATCTACTGTTGGAAGAACATCTTCAAAAGGATCCACTGACACAACAAGTGATTGGACCTTTGATACGTGCTCTTGGTTCTGGGATACATATTCTACAGCAAAGAGCTGTAAAGGCTCTTGTGGGCATTGCTCTAACTTGGCCAAATGAAATTGCAAAAGAAGGCGGTGTTGGTGAACTATCCAAAGTGATATTACAAGCCGATCCTTCACTTCCTAATGTCTTGTGGGAGTCGGCAGCTTCTGTTCTGTCCTGTATTCTGCAGTTTAGTTCtgaattttatttggaagtacCTATTGCTGTCTTGGTGAGGTTGCTTCGTTCTGGCTCAGAAAGCACAGTAACTGGTGTGCTGAATGCTCTTCTGGTGTTGGAAATTGATGATGGTACTAGTGCAGAAGCAATGGCAGAAAGTGGAGCAATTGAGGCCCTTCTGGAACTGCTCAGATCTCATCAGTGTGAGGAAGCTGCTGCAAGACTGCTGGAGGTGTTGCTGAACAATGTGAAGATCAGAGAATCAAAGGCTACCAAGTCCGCTATTTTGCCATTGTCTCACTATCTTTTGGATCCACAAACTCAAGGTCAACAGGCCAGGTTATTGGCAACTCTTGCACTTGGTGATATATTCCAGAATGAGACTCTTGCTCGAACTACAGATGCTGTTTCAGCTTGCCGGGCTCTAGTGAATCTGCTGGAGGACCAACCCACAGAAGAAATGAAAGTTGTGGCTATTTGTGCATTGCAAAACCTTGTAATGTATAGCCGGTCCAACAAGAGAGCAGTTGCAGAAGCTGGTGGTGTTCAGGTTGTACTGGATCTGATTGGTTCAAGTGATCCAGATACATCAGTTCAGGCTGCCATGTTTGTTAAACTGCTATTCTCTAACAATACTATTCAGGAATATGCTTCCAGTGAAACAGTGAGAGCTATTACTG CTGCCATAGAGAAGGATCTATGGGCATCTGGAACTGTGAATGAAGAATATCTGAAAGCTCTAAATGCACTCTTCAGCAATTTCCCACGTCTGAGGGCCACTGAGCCTGCAACACTCAGTATTCCCCATCTAGTGACATCTCTCAAGACTGGTTCAGAGGCAACACAAGAAGCTGCATTGGATGCATTGTTTCTTCTCCGGCAAGCATGGTCAGCATGTCCAGCTGAAGTCTCTAGAGCGCAATCAGTTGCTGCTGCAGATGCAATTCCTTTGCTACAGTATTTAATTCAGTCAGGTCCACCTCGGTTTCAGGAGAAAGCAGAATTTCTTTTGCAGTGTTTACCAGGGACGCTGGTAGTAATAATTAAACGTGGCAACAATATGAAGCAGTCAGTTGGAAATCCAAGCGTGTTTTGCAAGCTTACACTTGGCAACACTCCACCAAGACAAACAAAG GTGGTATCCACTGGTCCTAATCCAGAATGGGATGAGAGCTTTGCCTGGTCCTTTGAAAGTCCACCGAAAGGCCAGAAGCTTCATATCTCATGCAAGAATAAGAGCAAAATGGGGAAG AGCTCATTTGGAAAAGTAACGATCCAGATCGATCGGGTTGTGATGCTGGGAGCGGTTGCTGGGGAATACACTCTCTTACCAGAGAGCAAAAGCGGGCCTTCACGGAATCTGGAAATAGAATTCCAGTGGTCTAACAAATAA